CCCAGGCGCACGCCTGCCATGGCGTAGCTTTTGGTAAAGGCGCGCAGAACTACCAGGCCGGGATAGGCTTCCACCCATTCGGCAAGGGGATAGCAGTGAGGCTGCTCCGTCAGCTCCAAAAAGCTGACGTCCAGCAGCACCCGCGCGCCTGTTTTCAGAAGGCCGAGGACTATCGGCGGGTCGGTCAACGCGCCGGCAGGGTTGGAGGGGGAGCAGAGAAACACGGCGCTGCAGCCTGAAAGATCGGTCTCCAAAAAACCTTCGTCAAGGGCAAAGCCGGACCCGGGCCCGGTGACATAGTATTCCGTGTCACAGCCTGCCGCCTGTAAGGCCGCCGCATATTCGCAAAACGCCGGCGCGACAACGAGCGCCGGTTTTTCCCGGGACAGGGCGTAGGCAAAAGAATATATCAGCTCCGAAGCGCCGTTGCCGAACAGGAGCTGCTCCTCGCCAACGCCCGCCGCGGCCGCTGCCTTTTGCCGCAGCTTGCGGCAATAGGGGTCGGGATACTGCGCGCACCGGTCTATGGCCGCGGCCAGCGCCCGGCGCACCGGCGGGGGCATGCCTGCCGGATTGACGTTCGACGAAAAGTCCAGGACTTTTTCATGAGTATAG
This genomic window from Abditibacteriota bacterium contains:
- a CDS encoding aminotransferase class I/II-fold pyridoxal phosphate-dependent enzyme, producing MLVDQKSPHGGDVYTHEKVLDFSSNVNPAGMPPPVRRALAAAIDRCAQYPDPYCRKLRQKAAAAAGVGEEQLLFGNGASELIYSFAYALSREKPALVVAPAFCEYAAALQAAGCDTEYYVTGPGSGFALDEGFLETDLSGCSAVFLCSPSNPAGALTDPPIVLGLLKTGARVLLDVSFLELTEQPHCYPLAEWVEAYPGLVVLRAFTKSYAMAGVRLGCAMCSDEAFLRRMSRAAQCWNVSVLAQEAGAAALDCGGWLAASAEQLHAEKRRFLQGLGRLNVTVFPSAANYILLYSPADVYEPLLKKGILVRDCSDYIGLGKGYYRIAVRTAPENDRLLAALSEILA